ATTTTATTTGACTTTATCAAGTGAAACTTGATTCAGGTGGGGTTTGATCCCCATCTGAATCTTAGTTGAACTTATCCAGGAGCGTGCAGACATTATCTCCCACTTAAAGAAGTGGGAGTGTTAAGGATGCTAGCTATCAGATAAATTCATATATCATTTCTGCTGTATCACTACTAAGCTCAACACAAGGATGTTTTTAAGCAATACATAATAATTTATCTTAAATATAACAAAAGTGAGAATACTCTATATAAAGTTTCCCACAATAAAAATAATTAATCTAATTATTTAGTCAAGCTTTCTTAATACCTCAGATATAAACTTTCCCTTCCCAACTCTATCCATAACTCCTGAAATTCGCTCACCTTTATTTCCTATTTCTCTGTAATGTTCCATTATTTTATCAATAACAAACACTATTTCTTCTTCTTTAAAAATCCTTCCAAGTGAATCTCCAATTCTCATTCCTCTTCCAAATCTTCCACCAACAAATATATCTGCACCTTCTTCTTTAGCAATAGCTCCATTAGTTTTGCATACTCTTACACATTCACCACAGCTTACACACAATTCCTCATTATAAATTATTTTTTTGTCTACTACTTCTAACGCTTTTTGTCTACAACCTTGTATACAAAGTCCACAACCTATACATTTATCTAAGTTAAATTCTGGTATTGTTTTTCCCATTACTCCAATATCATTTATATTTGCTTTTGCACAGTTATTAGCACATCCAACAATACCCATTTTACATTTATGAGGCGTATCTGTTCCAAAATACTTACTTTCCAATTGTCTACAAATTTCTTGAGTATCAATATTTCCATGAAGACAAACAGTCCCTTTACAGGCCACTAGAGGTCTTATTTTTTGACCTGTACCACCATGGTGCAAACCTAATTTTTTTGCTTCTTCAATCACTTTTTCTACATCTTCATCTTTAATCCAAGGAATTTCTATTTGAAGTCTTGTTGTGAGTCCACAATATCCCCTTCCATATTTTTCTGCAAGCTTATTAATATTGTTTAGTTCTCCAACTGTAAAGTTACCTGCTTTACTTAAAAATCTCACTGCAAAATGCTCTTTATCATTTTGTAATAAAAATCCTAATGATTTCATTTCTTTTTGTCTCTTTGCA
The window above is part of the Clostridium saccharoperbutylacetonicum N1-4(HMT) genome. Proteins encoded here:
- a CDS encoding 4Fe-4S binding protein, whose protein sequence is MVNAKRQKEMKSLGFLLQNDKEHFAVRFLSKAGNFTVGELNNINKLAEKYGRGYCGLTTRLQIEIPWIKDEDVEKVIEEAKKLGLHHGGTGQKIRPLVACKGTVCLHGNIDTQEICRQLESKYFGTDTPHKCKMGIVGCANNCAKANINDIGVMGKTIPEFNLDKCIGCGLCIQGCRQKALEVVDKKIIYNEELCVSCGECVRVCKTNGAIAKEEGADIFVGGRFGRGMRIGDSLGRIFKEEEIVFVIDKIMEHYREIGNKGERISGVMDRVGKGKFISEVLRKLD